DNA from Palaemon carinicauda isolate YSFRI2023 chromosome 26, ASM3689809v2, whole genome shotgun sequence:
GGGCGCCATTGCTGCTTCTGGCGCTTTCTCGtaagttttcattttcttttaatttagtcTGTCGTGATATGAGCTTGTTTTGCATCGCCTTTATCACATGAGTTGCTCACTCATTCATTTGTTTTATTAATAATCTCTTACCATAGTTTCTGATTATttcttattcatctatttattcattttcttatttactgTATTCTAGATACACCGCTCCCGACGGTACTCCCGTCAGCCTGCAATACGTTGCTGACGAGAACGGCTTCCAGCCCCAGTCCAACCTCCTGCCCGTGGCCCCTGCTTTCCCCCATCCCATCCCCCAGTTCGTCCTGGATCAGATCGCCTTCGCTGCTGAACAAGACCGAAGAGGCAAGTCAGTCTCAGCTCCTTCAGGATCTTATGGTGCCCCTCGATCATAAATTTACTACTTATCGAAATCAATGACGAATGTTTCTATACCTTAATTTATTATGCTAATAAAGTTTGAATATCAATGATCATAATCATTCTTTTTATCACCAAACTTTTACAAAACGAAAAAGAAacttattatcctctctctctctctctctctctctctctctctctctctctctctctctctctctctctctctctctctctctctctctctctctcgtatttgtgACGTTATGAAATCATCCGAAAATCATAAAGTTTGAATATTTATAATTCCACATCAAGCTGCATGAAACAACAAACGTAAGGAAATTACCACCTTTTCATTATTACTTGTTGAGCTTAGGAAAATTTCCCTTTTTCTCGTTTATAAATTAATATTCGTGCAATAAACTTTCACGTTTTCTTCAATTCTAATTAGTAAATGTGGATATTTACACGAAATTTTCTGGTCATATTCTCTAGGTCTATTCAACTGGAatgtcaaccttttttttttttaactgaatcttTACTTATCTTTATTTTAGGATAAGCTTCTCACTCAAAATCTTGGAatcgaaattaaaaataataaaaattacacaatttaAGGTGAATCTTAATATTAATTAGTTGCTTAGTTCTCTATTATAATGCTTTGCTTAACAGCTGGCATCTTGTATTGGAGAAAACGAAAATTTCTCCTTTTTTGGCATCTGTGAAGTCGGAAAAAAGTCGCAAGAGGTAAATCCTGAAATTCTTTTAGAAAATCTTGTGACATGTTTGGTAGTagtcttgcctttcatttgaagggaaaaGGTTCGATCTTAtcatgaggtagaattttatttctatttgtgcttgatattgtgttgattttcatctatatatatatatatatatatatatatatatatatatatatacacacacatatatatatatatatatatatgtatgtatgtatgtatgtatgtatatatatatatatatatatatatatatatatatatatatatatgtgtgtgtgtgtgtgtgtgtgtgtgtgtgtgtgtgtgtatatatacataatattcatatatatataatcatatatatatgaataatgtttatatatatatatatatgagtaatgtttatatatatatatatatatatatatatatatatatatatatctatcatcattatcatcatgaatatcagccgttactagtccgctaCAAAGCAAAGGCCTaggacatttccttccacttgcgtccaaTTTTGGACTTTCTAGTGCAGTTTTTCAGTTATCCAGATGTCTTAGTTAGTTTCAGCGCCTCTGTTTGTTGTCTGTTGTGCAATTACTGAGGGCAATTAACATTCTGGTTTTACTTTCAATTTATTTCATCTTAAAATCGAAGATATTAGTGCAAAGTTCTTGGCAAAACTGAAGGAGTTACAAATTGCCTCCAACAGTATTTTAATGTCAAAAAATAAGTATGAAGCTCTGGTTAGTCAAGTAAAATGTGTAAAAAGTATTCTAACACGAAAAATTTATTACATCTCAGGAAATCCAAAGCGAAACAATTTCTCTGTGAAATGTGGACACACAACAAGCACTTGGCCATGGAAGTATCTAGTTCATTTGTAAACAAAGATATCTTTTGTATACTTTAACTAAAACACCCCCTTATTTCATGAAATAGTCTAGTTATTTCATGTATTAACTGAAATATAGACTTtaacggtgatatatatatatatatatatatatatatatataaacacatatatatatatatatatatatatataaacaaatatatatatatatatatatatatatatatatatatatatactgtatatatatatatatatatatatatatatatatatatatatatatatatatatatatatataatagtaatgataatattattgttattattcttgttattattattataataataacgataataataataataatgataattatttttattattataattatttttattattataattatttttattattattattataataataattattatcattatcattattattattattattattattactaataataataataaaagtaagataaaaatCCCAAGGATTCCAGTAGAGAaacaaacccagtgaggaaaagaagctaagatataaagaaaaattatattaagaagacagaaaaagaccaaattgaaataataaacactggaaaataagaaaaattaaagaataaacgtTTGAACTAACTTCCGAATTTCCACAAATTCAAAATCTGAGAGAAATGTATTCTAATAAATTCAAATTCAATAGCAACCATGCGAATCGAATTAAGTTTTCCAGCGTATTAAAGGAACTTCATCtgtaatatttatacaaatacgaCTGCATTATTATATGTCATACTTAACTAGATTGTTAAATGTAGGATAATGTAGAGTGTGGCTGTCTTTATTTTGGTATGTCATAGATTTTTTTGCTTGTGATAATAAAACAtgagaatatataatataataatgccACAACGATAGAAGAAAAATGAATGCTAACCAttacaaaaataagcaaaaaaaaaaaaaatgttaaattgcaATAAAACTTTGATAATGGAgaacatcaataaaaataataagcaaGAACAACAATGAGagataataattgaaaaataaatacatagataccAGTAAATTACAATTAAAACATTGATTATTTGTTCTCGTTTTGATCAGTACATGGATATTGTTACTCAATAATGATACATACCTCGTTCAAAATAATGgtcaacaacattaaaaacatgagCTGGTACAGTAATGAGAAAATAACTTACATAATAATGGTGAACAAATTTCAACAATGCTAAAAATAGTGCAATATCGTAATGATAAAACGTTAAAGGCAGGAATAAATaaacacgaaagagagagagagagagagagagagagagagagagagagagagagagagagagagagagagagagagagagagagtgtctaggGCATCCAGATCAGCATCTCCTCCAGTGATGACTACTACATCTTCATTACTTTCTCTCACGACCACGCGAAGACAAAGCTCATTTATACACTCGCAGGCATcattaataatagaattattttccCCAATAACAACATTCTTGTAatcaatattatcactattatccaTCTACATAATCACAAACTTCAATAACGAGAGAAAAGCTCGTAAAATGCGAGAAAATAGTGACATCCAAGACGGTATTTTGGGGAGCAAGTGTAGAGAGGAATAGCTATCCGGAGGAAGGACTGAATGATATCTCATCATGCAAAAACGGGAGCAGCTTTTTGCCAAAAGAAGCAGACGAATAGTATGACAAAGAGACGAGAGCTCCTCCAGTGCGGTCACATGCCTCTCAGTCACACCTTCTTGTTACACTTTTTCTCGGGCCTGACTATATACAAGTGATTCTGTGttccataaaaggaaaaaaaaagaaaaaaaaaacacttacatttAATGGATCACTAGAGCATGAAGATACAATCCAAAGCCCAGATATGACatgttgttacacacacacaaaaaaaatcttGGGTTGAATGTCTTATTAGTAACTCGATTTTGCAATCACAAACacgcgcgcgcacaaacacacacatatatatataaatatatgcatacatatatatatatatatatatatatatatatatatatatactgtatatatatatgtatatatatatgtgtgtgtgtgtgtatatagatatatatatgtactgtatatatatatatatgtgtgtgtgtgtgcgtgtgtgtgcgcgtatatatgtatcaatatataaatactgtgtgtatatatatatatgcatacatatatataaatatatatatatatatgtatatatatatacatatgtgtgtatatatgtgtgtgtgcgcgtatatatgtatcaatatataaatactgtgtgtatatatatatatatatatatatatgcatacatgtatgtatatatatatatatatatatatatacatatatatatatatatatatatatgtatatatatgtgtgtgtgcgtatatatgtatcaatatataaataccgtgtgtgtgtgtatatatatatatatatatatatatatatatatatatatatatatacatacatatatatatacatatatatatatatatgcacatatacatacatatacatataatatatatacatatatatatatatatatatatatatatagtaaattttacatatttgaacgcgtttttcatatttcaaataagctatatatattaatacattaaactctggattctcttaatgacctcgtgatcagagcccctggcgaaatcactcaaagactatagtatctgaccaggcgggtttcgaactctggtcaaggctacttgtatgacattgaccataccactcagccacgaagaaatatcgtggctaagtggtatggtcaatgtcatacaagtatcctggaccagagttcgaaacccggccagtcagatactatagtctttgagtgatttcgccaggggctctgatcacgaggtcattaagtgaatccaaactttaatataataatatatatggcttatttgaaatatatatatatatatatatatatatatatattatatatatatatatatatatatatatatatatattataaatatatacacatgtatataaatattatatatacagtatatatatatatatatatatatatatatatatgtgtgtgtgtgtgtgtgtgtgtatatatatacatataaatataaatataaagatacatatacatatatatacatatatatatgtgtgtataaataaataaatatatatatatatacgtgtatatatatatatatatatatatatatatatatatatatatatatatatatatatatttatatatacatatatatgtgtatatatatacatatacatacatatatatatacatatacatatatatatatatgcatatatatacatatacatatgtatgtatatatatgtatatactgtatatatatatatatatatatatatatatatatatatatatatacatatacacatatgtatatatatatacatatacatatatatatatatatatatatatacacatatatatacgtatatatgtatatatatatatatatatataaatatatatatatatacatatatttatgtatatatatatatatatatatatatatatatatatatatatatatatatactgtatatatttcttcagcaattactagtatatatatacatatatatacatatacacatatgtatatatatacatatatatatatatatatacacacacacacacacacatatatatatatatatatatatatatatactgtatatatttcttcagcatttactagtacactgcagaacaaaagacTGACATGTCCTTGCACTTTGGTCTATTCATGTTATTTCTATGGCAGTCTATGCTCTCAAGCTTTCTCAGTTCATTTATCactcgtcctctcttccttccactgcttcttttgcaatctctggggacccattctattattcttaaagtccatcgattatctgtcattctcattatatgtgttgccaatgtcattctctttatatgtcctgtctATGTTCATTTCTGTTTCTtatatgctgttagaatatcctctaatttagttttctctcgtatccaagttgctctttttctgtctcttagtattattcctttCAGTGTTCTTTCCACaattctctgagttgtaactagcttatgttttaaggctttattgaggcaccaagtttctaatgcatgagTTAAAAataggtaggaccatctcattaaatacttctttctgtagagaaagtgacattttacttttcataatctatcaTCATGAGTAGCCAGACCTAGTTAGCTATTAGCACAGGGGCAAATGTAGCAATATTACTCTTAGTGGGGTTTTGAATGAAGGGAAAGAAAGACTACCTGGAATACAATGCTGATATAGTCTACAACCTCGAGTTACTGTGTATTTTCAGTCAGTTTGTGTTTCAAATCCAAGGTGGCCGCTGCTAAAAGTTGCACGCAGAT
Protein-coding regions in this window:
- the LOC137620293 gene encoding cuticle protein AM/CP1114-like, producing MKFLILTALAAVALAAPQYGYEAPRGGSFRGGDSSEEIAIIRDDRDHGDDGRYSVNVETANGIKVTDSGAPGAKGAIAASGAFSYTAPDGTPVSLQYVADENGFQPQSNLLPVAPAFPHPIPQFVLDQIAFAAEQDRRGKSVSAPSGSYGAPRS